One window of Marinobacterium aestuarii genomic DNA carries:
- a CDS encoding DUF3461 family protein, with protein MRAKKFETLTAMGVEDFQDIERYSTRIEGDVDILKLYFHRHQGEWFAKSKKFKFKRLHKNVKVSDGLVPYRATTESSPYYLRAVAELDQLVAQEKSSLDRKELLLEELDHLEKVVARKIEDLKRQIDEL; from the coding sequence ATGCGCGCGAAGAAGTTTGAGACCTTGACGGCCATGGGCGTTGAAGACTTTCAGGATATCGAGCGTTACAGCACCCGCATAGAGGGTGATGTGGATATTCTGAAACTCTACTTCCACCGCCATCAGGGTGAGTGGTTTGCCAAGAGCAAGAAATTCAAATTCAAGCGTCTGCACAAGAACGTAAAGGTCAGCGACGGCCTGGTACCTTACCGTGCTACAACCGAATCCTCGCCCTACTACCTGCGCGCCGTTGCCGAGCTGGATCAGCTGGTGGCCCAGGAAAAGAGTTCACTGGACCGCAAGGAATTGCTGCTCGAAGAGCTGGATCACCTTGAAAAGGTTGTTGCCCGCAAGATTGAAGACCTGAAACGCCAGATCGACGAACTCTGA
- a CDS encoding GIY-YIG nuclease family protein, translating into MSESCWFVYILACADGSLYTGVTTDPQRRLREHNGDNRLGARYTRARRPVELLWHEQLEGRAEAQRREWQIKRMARKRKLELIAG; encoded by the coding sequence TTGAGCGAGTCGTGCTGGTTTGTCTATATTCTGGCCTGTGCCGATGGCAGCCTCTATACAGGTGTAACCACGGATCCGCAGCGTCGTCTGCGTGAGCACAATGGCGATAATCGCCTCGGGGCGCGCTACACCCGTGCCCGTCGCCCGGTAGAACTGCTCTGGCATGAACAGCTTGAAGGGCGTGCCGAAGCGCAGCGCCGGGAGTGGCAGATCAAGCGCATGGCCCGCAAGCGCAAGCTGGAGCTGATTGCCGGCTGA
- a CDS encoding YcjX family protein, translated as MAVLGPDRLHSNRALQEASATMSNAFIRRTRARSEQLSRQAGIQLDRLRDRRLCIGVTGLSRSGKSTFITSLANQLLQHKNASLPGFSPVLSGQLIDVRLHPLETEGLATFPYQGGWDRLCSQPPAWPEPTRDTSGCLLELRLKQKAGRLNPFARDHFSLWLEIRDYPGEWLLDLPLRELSFRDWSLECAHLYAQEPRASLAPQLLAALAKLDPLADMIPAQLEKLQRDFCAFLGACKEQGLSQLQPGRFLLPGRDDDPQLLAFVPALNLTDLSDEQLKGASKTSWYAMLRKGYQRYVSELVEPFYKHFFSRIDRQLVLVDVVQALNGGPAHIDDMRAALTRITDSFHYGQQSRLLQLFRPRIDRVLYAATKIDQVISDDHEAVRSFLASLVSDAYRHAEYDGIAPSCEATSAVRCSREVDAGGDRAISGLNAQGQPIGYVHPRFPSRLPEPEHWQQLMDWRIPALQPPVGLSARNGDAIPHIRLDTVLNLLLGDKCL; from the coding sequence GTGGCAGTATTAGGCCCTGACAGACTCCACTCCAACCGCGCCTTGCAGGAAGCTTCCGCCACCATGTCGAACGCCTTTATCCGCCGCACTCGCGCGCGCAGCGAGCAGCTCAGCCGCCAGGCCGGCATCCAGCTGGACCGCCTGCGCGATCGGCGCCTGTGTATTGGCGTTACCGGCCTGAGTCGCAGTGGCAAGTCCACCTTTATCACCAGCCTGGCCAATCAGCTGCTGCAGCACAAAAACGCCAGTTTACCGGGGTTTTCACCGGTACTGAGCGGCCAGCTGATAGATGTGCGCCTGCATCCGCTCGAAACAGAAGGCCTGGCCACCTTCCCGTATCAGGGCGGCTGGGATCGGCTCTGCAGCCAGCCCCCGGCCTGGCCCGAGCCCACCCGCGACACCAGTGGCTGCCTGCTGGAACTGCGCCTGAAACAAAAGGCCGGACGCCTGAATCCCTTCGCCCGGGATCATTTTTCCCTCTGGCTCGAAATACGCGACTATCCCGGCGAGTGGCTGCTGGACCTGCCCCTGCGCGAACTCAGCTTTCGCGACTGGAGCCTGGAATGCGCCCACTTATATGCACAGGAACCCCGTGCGTCTCTGGCGCCACAGCTGCTCGCCGCACTGGCAAAACTGGATCCGCTGGCCGATATGATCCCGGCACAGCTGGAAAAGTTGCAACGGGATTTTTGCGCCTTTCTCGGCGCCTGCAAGGAACAGGGGCTAAGCCAGCTGCAACCGGGGCGTTTTCTGTTGCCAGGGCGCGATGATGACCCGCAGCTGCTGGCATTTGTGCCCGCGCTCAACCTGACAGACCTGAGTGACGAGCAACTCAAAGGCGCGAGCAAAACGAGCTGGTACGCCATGCTGCGAAAAGGCTATCAACGCTATGTCAGTGAACTGGTCGAGCCCTTCTACAAGCACTTTTTCAGCCGCATCGACCGCCAGCTGGTGCTGGTCGACGTGGTGCAGGCGCTCAATGGCGGGCCGGCCCACATCGATGACATGCGCGCCGCCCTGACCCGCATCACCGACAGCTTTCATTACGGCCAGCAGAGCCGCCTGCTGCAACTCTTTCGCCCCCGCATCGACCGCGTACTCTATGCCGCGACCAAGATTGACCAGGTCATCTCGGATGATCACGAGGCGGTGCGCAGCTTTCTGGCAAGTCTGGTCAGCGACGCCTATCGCCACGCCGAATACGACGGCATAGCGCCATCCTGCGAGGCCACCTCGGCGGTGCGCTGTTCCCGTGAAGTGGATGCCGGCGGCGATCGCGCCATTTCGGGTCTGAATGCGCAGGGCCAGCCCATCGGCTATGTACATCCGCGCTTTCCGAGCCGCCTGCCTGAGCCCGAGCACTGGCAGCAACTGATGGACTGGCGCATTCCTGCACTGCAGCCCCCGGTCGGCCTGTCTGCACGTAACGGCGATGCCATTCCCCATATACGCCTGGATACCGTGCTTAATCTGTTATTGGGAGACAAATGCCTGTGA
- a CDS encoding aspartyl protease family protein has protein sequence MALMLGALLSAAVQAEIYKYVDERGRQVFVDSLSRVPQQFRDQVETRRQAVPSPEEAPEQSAARAERQRDADIGRQRSTLEKLLRESETPVKVGSNRVVVPVTVVYGGRKAKTEMVLDTGATNTVFHKSALAGLNYATQPGGQARVAGGGSINTELVSFDRIEIGPYRPTNVRAMVIEHQGPAVGSDGLLGMDFLMSVRYRIDYERQLILWEPERYQELQTLLQRLDSEAAASSATPTPQQ, from the coding sequence ATGGCGCTGATGCTTGGGGCCCTGCTGTCGGCTGCGGTGCAGGCCGAAATCTACAAGTATGTGGATGAGCGCGGGCGCCAGGTCTTTGTCGACAGCCTTTCCAGGGTGCCGCAACAGTTTCGTGATCAGGTGGAAACACGTCGCCAGGCGGTGCCGAGTCCTGAGGAGGCGCCAGAGCAGTCCGCAGCCCGGGCCGAGCGGCAACGGGATGCGGATATTGGCCGTCAGCGCAGCACGCTGGAGAAGTTGCTGCGCGAGAGTGAAACACCGGTCAAGGTCGGCAGCAACCGTGTGGTGGTGCCGGTGACGGTGGTCTATGGCGGGCGCAAGGCCAAAACCGAGATGGTGCTGGATACCGGCGCTACCAATACGGTGTTTCACAAGAGTGCGCTGGCGGGGCTGAACTATGCCACCCAGCCCGGCGGTCAGGCGCGAGTGGCGGGCGGTGGCAGTATCAATACGGAACTGGTGAGCTTTGACCGCATTGAGATCGGCCCCTATAGGCCGACCAATGTGCGCGCCATGGTGATTGAGCACCAGGGCCCGGCGGTTGGGTCGGATGGCTTGCTGGGCATGGATTTTCTGATGAGTGTGCGCTATCGCATCGACTATGAGCGCCAGCTCATCCTGTGGGAACCTGAACGTTATCAGGAACTGCAGACGCTGCTGCAGCGGCTCGACAGCGAGGCCGCCGCCAGTAGCGCGACCCCGACGCCGCAGCAGTAA
- a CDS encoding YcjF family protein, which translates to MNRNSDSPEARAARQFQPENPSAEPEAPPRRARQFVPEAEAQLDAVPSAITATETRDGAPDFAQLQLERIPVRGLRALGLGLLALVLVIAGAELIQLFSAAREAHWLIATALGALMAGVGLLALRSLFSFLGARRSLDRLNGLRQLADRLSGRRSNGRSKALLQSMQGFYSNKPQAALLDKALTTLPDYSDDVEALRHLDQHFVQKLDQSAMQIVSRYSAQTGAAVAISPWAALDMLLALWRSISMIDAIAQVYGVAPSLPTRLKLLRQVLQQLSFVGASEITIDQLSGDLGGAALTGVVSARAGQGLGAGILSARLGLAAMRALRPLPFAPDQQPGLRTLLRPLIERLKQRFTGTKGS; encoded by the coding sequence GTGAACCGCAACTCCGATAGCCCAGAGGCCCGCGCGGCCCGACAGTTTCAGCCAGAGAACCCCTCAGCTGAGCCCGAAGCGCCGCCGCGCCGCGCGCGGCAGTTCGTCCCCGAGGCAGAGGCCCAGCTCGACGCCGTTCCCAGCGCCATTACCGCAACCGAAACCCGCGACGGCGCGCCTGATTTTGCGCAACTGCAGCTCGAGCGCATACCGGTACGCGGCCTGCGTGCCCTGGGGCTCGGCCTGCTGGCACTGGTACTGGTCATCGCCGGCGCCGAACTGATACAGCTGTTCAGTGCTGCGCGTGAGGCCCACTGGCTCATCGCCACCGCACTGGGCGCACTGATGGCTGGCGTGGGACTGCTGGCACTGCGTTCGCTGTTCTCCTTCCTGGGCGCACGCAGGAGCCTGGATCGACTCAACGGCCTGCGCCAGCTGGCTGATCGGCTGTCGGGGCGACGCAGTAACGGCCGCAGCAAGGCGCTGTTGCAGTCGATGCAAGGCTTCTACAGCAACAAGCCCCAGGCCGCCCTGCTCGACAAGGCTCTGACAACACTGCCGGATTACAGCGATGACGTCGAAGCCCTGAGGCACCTGGATCAGCACTTTGTGCAAAAGCTCGACCAGAGCGCCATGCAGATAGTCTCGCGCTACAGCGCCCAGACCGGCGCCGCCGTTGCGATCAGCCCCTGGGCTGCGCTCGATATGCTGCTGGCACTGTGGCGCAGTATCAGCATGATTGACGCCATCGCCCAGGTATACGGCGTGGCGCCTTCCCTGCCCACTCGACTCAAACTGCTGCGCCAGGTGCTGCAGCAGCTCAGTTTTGTCGGCGCCAGCGAAATCACCATTGATCAGCTATCGGGGGATCTGGGCGGTGCCGCTCTGACCGGCGTTGTCAGCGCCCGGGCAGGTCAGGGCCTTGGCGCGGGCATACTCTCGGCGAGACTGGGGCTGGCCGCCATGCGAGCGCTGCGCCCATTGCCCTTTGCCCCGGACCAGCAACCGGGTCTGCGCACTCTGCTGCGCCCATTGATCGAGCGACTAAAGCAACGCTTTACGGGCACGAAAGGCAGCTAA
- a CDS encoding Lrp/AsnC family transcriptional regulator, translated as MSVHKLDRTDRRILELLQQDARLSVADIAEQVGLSATPCSRRIKRLEDSGYVARQVVILDPAKIGLPMTVLVHISLEAQTQEKLRSFEATVSELAEVMECYLITGSTADYVLKVVVPDLDHYQQLLLNELTAIAGVRSIISNFVLRQPVDRTAYSLDHLAR; from the coding sequence ATGTCAGTACACAAGTTGGATCGCACCGATCGCAGAATTCTCGAACTGCTGCAGCAGGATGCACGTCTGTCGGTGGCCGACATTGCCGAGCAGGTCGGCCTGTCGGCGACGCCCTGCAGCCGACGCATCAAGCGCCTGGAAGACAGCGGCTATGTGGCGCGTCAGGTCGTTATTCTGGACCCGGCCAAAATTGGCCTGCCCATGACGGTGCTGGTGCATATATCGCTGGAAGCCCAGACACAGGAAAAACTGCGCAGTTTTGAAGCCACCGTCAGCGAACTGGCGGAAGTGATGGAGTGCTACCTAATTACCGGCAGCACGGCGGACTATGTTCTCAAGGTGGTGGTACCGGACCTGGATCACTATCAGCAATTGCTGCTGAATGAACTGACTGCGATTGCCGGTGTGCGGTCGATCATTTCGAATTTCGTGCTGCGCCAGCCCGTGGATCGTACGGCCTATTCACTCGATCACCTCGCCCGATAG
- a CDS encoding ABC transporter permease: MAMLSLALKSLRNRAGSAALTVLTIAISVMLLIGVEQIRTETRTSFANTLSGTDLIVGARTGQTQLLLYSVFHIGNASNNVGWDSYRSIAAHPQVEWTIPLLLGDSHRGFRVLGTNGDYFRHYRYARDRSLAFSAGQSFDDLFEVVLGAQVARELGYQLGQEVVIAHGMGNTSFVKHDDKPFRVVGILAPTATPIDRTLMVSPQAIQAIHLDWQAGVKLPGQTVSAEDAREQDLTPTELTAFMVGLKSRMSTFALQRSINNYRKEPLQAILPGVALAELWSLMGVAEQALLVISVAVVFSGLAGLLTVLLGSLNERRREIAILRSLGARPWQLLSLLTFEATLLTLLGSVLGMALLYLGIALSQPLFAQWLGLQLDLSLPSARQWIFLALVQAAGILTGLIPGWRAYRYSLADGMTIRI, encoded by the coding sequence ATGGCGATGTTGTCCCTGGCGCTGAAAAGCCTCAGAAACCGTGCTGGCAGTGCGGCCCTGACGGTGCTGACGATCGCCATCAGCGTGATGTTGCTGATCGGCGTAGAGCAGATTCGCACCGAGACGCGCACCAGTTTTGCCAATACCCTGTCCGGAACCGACCTGATTGTGGGGGCGCGCACCGGGCAGACGCAGCTGCTGCTCTATTCGGTGTTTCATATCGGCAATGCCAGCAACAATGTCGGCTGGGACAGCTACCGCAGCATAGCGGCACATCCGCAGGTGGAATGGACCATTCCGCTGCTGCTGGGCGATTCGCACCGCGGCTTTCGCGTACTCGGGACCAACGGCGATTACTTTCGTCATTACCGCTACGCCCGTGACCGTAGCCTTGCCTTCAGTGCCGGTCAGTCGTTTGACGACCTGTTCGAGGTCGTGCTCGGGGCCCAGGTGGCGCGTGAACTGGGCTATCAGCTGGGCCAGGAAGTCGTGATCGCCCATGGCATGGGCAATACCAGCTTCGTGAAACATGACGACAAGCCGTTTCGCGTTGTCGGTATTCTGGCGCCCACCGCAACCCCCATAGACCGTACCCTGATGGTCAGCCCGCAGGCGATCCAGGCGATTCATCTGGACTGGCAGGCGGGTGTCAAACTGCCGGGGCAGACGGTGTCCGCCGAGGACGCCCGTGAGCAGGACCTGACACCCACCGAGCTCACGGCCTTTATGGTGGGGCTCAAGTCCAGAATGTCGACCTTCGCGCTGCAGCGCTCGATCAATAATTACCGCAAGGAGCCGCTGCAGGCGATCCTGCCCGGGGTGGCGCTGGCCGAACTCTGGAGTCTGATGGGTGTGGCCGAGCAGGCGCTGTTGGTGATTTCCGTGGCCGTGGTGTTCAGCGGCCTGGCCGGCCTGCTGACGGTACTGCTGGGGAGCCTGAATGAGCGTCGGCGCGAGATCGCCATTTTGCGATCCCTGGGGGCGCGCCCCTGGCAGCTGTTGTCGCTGCTGACCTTCGAGGCGACCTTGCTGACGCTGCTGGGATCGGTGCTGGGCATGGCGCTGCTGTATCTGGGTATTGCGCTGAGCCAGCCGCTGTTTGCCCAGTGGCTCGGGCTGCAGCTGGACCTGTCGCTGCCCAGCGCCCGGCAATGGATTTTCCTCGCACTGGTGCAGGCAGCCGGTATACTCACGGGCCTGATTCCGGGCTGGCGGGCATACCGCTATTCGCTGGCCGATGGCATGACTATTCGTATATGA
- a CDS encoding translation initiation factor Sui1, which translates to MASLRDQLSGLVYSTEHGDSCPGCRKAVADCICAELEDAQRLAALDGVVRIRRETSGRKGKGVTTVTGVPLAEAELRQLGKKLKKLCGTGGACKDGVIEIQGDHRERLKLALEQDGFKVKLAGG; encoded by the coding sequence ATGGCTTCACTGCGCGACCAGCTTAGCGGACTGGTATATTCAACCGAACATGGCGATAGCTGCCCTGGCTGCCGCAAAGCGGTCGCTGACTGTATCTGCGCAGAGCTGGAAGACGCCCAGCGTCTGGCCGCCCTGGATGGCGTAGTGCGCATTCGCCGGGAAACCTCGGGCCGCAAGGGCAAGGGTGTGACCACGGTAACAGGCGTGCCGCTGGCCGAGGCTGAACTCCGGCAGCTGGGCAAAAAGCTGAAAAAGCTCTGCGGCACGGGCGGCGCCTGCAAGGACGGTGTTATCGAAATTCAGGGCGATCATCGCGAACGCCTCAAGCTGGCGCTGGAACAGGATGGCTTTAAGGTCAAGCTGGCCGGCGGCTAG
- a CDS encoding tRNA1(Val) (adenine(37)-N6)-methyltransferase, with translation MARRRNSYFQCREFRIEQANCAMKVTTDASLLGAWAPLERARRLLDIGTGTGLLALFAAQRCQAQIHAIELDPAAAQEARVNFAASPWSDRLHLREADIRSLPASQDYDAILCNPPFFSDSTRNSCERLAQARHNDALPLADLIQAIDGLLSKDGRAWLLLPLPECELLIAALPATQLHPRHRLWVSSCTGDSPHRVILQLEKQPGPCTAQQLTLYTEHPLHSPEAARLFEPYYTHLRRADAGDQNK, from the coding sequence ATGGCCCGCCGTCGCAACAGCTATTTTCAGTGCCGTGAATTTCGTATTGAACAGGCCAACTGCGCCATGAAGGTCACGACAGACGCCAGCCTGCTGGGCGCCTGGGCACCGCTGGAACGGGCGCGGCGGCTGCTGGATATTGGCACAGGGACCGGCCTGCTTGCCCTCTTCGCCGCCCAGCGTTGCCAGGCACAGATCCATGCCATCGAACTGGACCCCGCGGCCGCGCAGGAGGCACGCGTTAACTTCGCAGCCTCCCCCTGGTCCGATCGGCTGCACCTGAGGGAAGCGGACATCCGCAGCCTGCCCGCGAGCCAGGACTACGATGCCATCCTCTGCAATCCGCCCTTTTTCAGCGACTCCACCCGCAACAGTTGTGAGCGCCTGGCCCAGGCTCGCCACAATGACGCTCTGCCACTGGCCGACCTGATACAGGCCATCGACGGCTTGCTGAGCAAGGATGGCCGCGCCTGGCTCCTGCTGCCCCTGCCCGAATGCGAGCTGCTGATAGCGGCACTGCCTGCAACGCAGCTCCACCCAAGACACAGGCTCTGGGTCAGTTCCTGCACGGGAGACAGCCCGCACCGGGTGATACTGCAGCTGGAAAAACAGCCAGGCCCCTGCACCGCGCAGCAACTAACCCTCTATACCGAACATCCGCTGCACAGCCCTGAGGCGGCCAGGCTGTTCGAACCCTATTACACCCACTTGCGGCGTGCGGATGCTGGCGACCAGAACAAATAA
- a CDS encoding DUF1285 domain-containing protein, whose product MTGFDLNEAHRALQQQGDGIGPLERWNPDFCGDIDMRIGRDGTWYYMGTPIGRAPMVRLFSRVLWQEEGRYFLKTPVEKVGIQVDDLPFQFVSLEQVHTDAGPELHFTSKTGDQIVAGPAHPLRVLSWPGSDEPAPELEVRFGMWGRVGRNLFYQLVEMAATESAADGGEELVVYSCGERFSLGRL is encoded by the coding sequence ATGACTGGATTTGACCTCAATGAAGCCCATCGGGCGCTGCAGCAACAGGGTGACGGTATCGGTCCGCTGGAACGCTGGAATCCTGACTTCTGCGGCGACATCGACATGCGTATCGGCCGCGATGGCACCTGGTATTACATGGGTACCCCCATTGGTCGGGCGCCTATGGTGCGGCTGTTTTCCCGCGTACTCTGGCAGGAAGAAGGGCGTTATTTCCTGAAAACGCCAGTCGAAAAAGTGGGCATTCAGGTGGATGACCTGCCGTTCCAGTTCGTGAGTCTTGAGCAGGTTCATACCGACGCAGGCCCTGAACTTCACTTCACTAGCAAAACGGGAGATCAGATTGTGGCGGGCCCCGCTCACCCGTTGCGTGTGCTGTCGTGGCCCGGCAGCGATGAACCGGCGCCAGAGCTGGAAGTACGTTTTGGTATGTGGGGCCGCGTCGGACGTAATCTGTTTTATCAGCTGGTCGAGATGGCGGCGACAGAGTCCGCCGCCGATGGGGGTGAAGAGTTGGTGGTGTACAGCTGTGGTGAGCGTTTTTCCCTGGGCCGGCTGTAG
- a CDS encoding methylenetetrahydrofolate reductase: MSISLQQKFSDPSRGVYFVGTTPPRDNTEPEKVTDIADKLLARLRQIDYDGLIVYDIQDESSRTSKPRPFPYMQTLDPREYSSLLRTRSNHAIITYKSVAQRDRADFERWLEESRNQYDVQDMVLVGSPSSDGDIQLSLPKAYEALQQHPLDFHLGGVTIAERHASKGNEHLRLLAKTEQGCQFFISQAVYNAQATIDLLSSYARECRSRGVAPQRIILTFTPCGSAKTLEFMQWLGISVPDATRWRILDATNPLAESIRVCRSNLDQILDSVADLGIPLGLNIESLTNRKDEIDASIRLFKLLKATLDLKLAEQQL; encoded by the coding sequence ATGAGCATATCCTTACAACAGAAGTTCTCCGATCCCAGCCGAGGCGTCTATTTCGTCGGAACCACGCCGCCACGGGACAATACGGAGCCTGAGAAAGTGACGGATATCGCCGACAAGCTGCTCGCCCGTCTGCGCCAGATCGATTACGACGGCCTGATTGTCTATGACATTCAGGATGAAAGCAGCCGCACCAGCAAGCCGCGCCCGTTCCCCTATATGCAGACCCTGGACCCGCGCGAATACTCAAGCCTGCTGCGCACGCGCTCCAACCACGCCATCATCACCTACAAGAGCGTCGCCCAGCGCGATCGCGCCGATTTCGAGCGCTGGCTCGAAGAGTCCCGCAACCAGTACGACGTGCAGGACATGGTACTGGTTGGCAGCCCCTCATCGGACGGTGACATTCAGCTGTCCCTGCCCAAGGCCTATGAAGCGCTGCAACAGCATCCGCTGGACTTTCACCTGGGCGGCGTCACCATCGCCGAGCGCCACGCCAGCAAGGGCAACGAACACCTGCGACTGCTGGCCAAGACTGAACAGGGCTGCCAGTTCTTTATCTCCCAGGCGGTTTACAACGCCCAGGCGACGATCGACCTGCTCAGCAGCTATGCCCGCGAATGCCGCAGCCGCGGTGTGGCTCCGCAACGCATTATCCTGACCTTCACGCCCTGCGGCAGCGCCAAGACGCTGGAGTTTATGCAATGGCTGGGCATTTCGGTGCCCGATGCAACCCGCTGGCGCATTCTGGATGCCACCAACCCCCTGGCCGAGTCCATCCGGGTGTGTCGCAGTAACCTGGACCAGATTCTGGACTCCGTGGCGGACCTTGGCATTCCGCTGGGGCTGAACATCGAAAGCCTGACCAACCGCAAGGACGAGATCGATGCGTCCATCCGTCTGTTCAAGCTGCTGAAGGCCACGCTGGACCTGAAACTGGCCGAACAGCAGCTCTGA
- a CDS encoding ABC transporter ATP-binding protein — protein MQSPAIEIDRLGFAWRQGTDVLDIAELTVQRGERLFVQGRSGSGKSTLLSLMGGIVVPNRGQIRLLGQSMQELGAAARDRFRADHLGVIFQLFNLLPYLSVLENVLLPCHFSSVRRQRVLARAPSLEDEAVRLLQRLQLTQPELWGRQVSQLSIGQQQRVAAARALMGGPEIIIADEPTSALDAHSRDAFVDLLLQECAGQGTTLLFVSHDAALAPRFDRTLVLETVHPREAL, from the coding sequence GTGCAATCACCCGCGATTGAAATTGACCGCCTTGGCTTTGCCTGGCGCCAGGGCACGGATGTGCTCGATATTGCCGAGCTTACCGTGCAGCGCGGCGAGAGGCTGTTCGTGCAGGGGCGCTCCGGCAGTGGCAAGAGTACGCTGCTGAGCCTGATGGGGGGCATTGTGGTGCCAAACCGGGGGCAGATCCGGCTGCTGGGCCAGTCGATGCAGGAGCTGGGGGCTGCGGCCCGTGATCGCTTTCGCGCCGATCATCTGGGCGTGATCTTTCAGCTGTTTAATCTGCTGCCCTATCTGTCGGTGCTGGAAAATGTGCTGCTGCCCTGTCATTTCTCCAGCGTGCGCCGGCAGCGGGTACTGGCGCGGGCGCCATCGCTGGAGGACGAAGCGGTGCGGCTGCTGCAGCGCCTGCAACTGACGCAACCGGAGCTCTGGGGCCGCCAGGTATCGCAGTTGTCTATCGGGCAGCAACAGCGGGTGGCTGCGGCGCGGGCGCTCATGGGTGGGCCTGAAATCATCATCGCCGATGAGCCGACCTCGGCACTGGATGCCCACAGCCGGGATGCCTTTGTCGACCTGCTGTTGCAGGAGTGCGCCGGGCAGGGCACCACGCTGCTCTTTGTCAGTCACGATGCGGCCCTGGCGCCGCGTTTTGATCGCACCCTGGTGCTGGAAACAGTGCACCCGCGGGAGGCCCTCTGA
- a CDS encoding DUF2796 domain-containing protein, which yields MNRKNGIRTRLGFVMAAAVAGLVPSMAVSAADGTSVSHAAGFEQQYDGHAHGAAQLDLVLDGAALMLQLYSPAMNLVGFEHRARSAPERLAVETALEGLHQAEQMIKLDAAAGCTLRHAEVKQALLDIGGRSEAAEHDHAEEHVREDEHGHDDTHAHEPEGQGEAGRAHTDFEVSYAFHCTAPEKLTSISLAFFARFPGLETLDVRMITADGQRALTLDSHNTDIGLR from the coding sequence ATGAACAGGAAAAACGGGATACGGACAAGGCTGGGGTTTGTCATGGCGGCGGCTGTTGCGGGACTTGTGCCGAGCATGGCTGTGAGCGCGGCAGACGGCACGAGTGTGAGTCATGCGGCGGGGTTTGAACAGCAGTACGACGGTCATGCCCATGGCGCTGCGCAGCTGGACCTGGTGCTGGATGGGGCCGCGCTTATGTTGCAATTGTACTCACCGGCCATGAACCTGGTGGGCTTTGAGCACCGCGCCCGCAGCGCTCCTGAGCGTCTGGCGGTGGAAACAGCGCTCGAAGGTCTGCACCAGGCAGAGCAGATGATCAAGCTTGACGCGGCAGCGGGTTGCACGCTCAGACATGCCGAGGTAAAGCAGGCGCTACTGGATATAGGAGGGCGGTCCGAAGCTGCGGAGCATGATCACGCAGAGGAACATGTCCGCGAAGATGAGCACGGCCACGACGACACACACGCACATGAGCCCGAAGGGCAGGGTGAAGCTGGGCGAGCGCACACCGATTTTGAGGTCAGCTACGCGTTTCACTGCACGGCGCCGGAAAAACTGACGAGCATCAGCCTCGCATTTTTTGCCCGCTTTCCCGGCCTTGAAACCCTGGATGTCCGCATGATTACAGCGGATGGCCAGCGGGCGCTGACACTGGATTCCCACAATACCGACATCGGACTGCGCTAG